In the Hordeum vulgare subsp. vulgare chromosome 7H, MorexV3_pseudomolecules_assembly, whole genome shotgun sequence genome, one interval contains:
- the LOC123413406 gene encoding probable indole-3-pyruvate monooxygenase YUCCA10: MENVVVLIVGAGPSGLSIAACLSQLSIPYVKLERESCSASLSRNRAYDRLKLDLAKEFCELPHMSYPVDAPTYIPKALFVKYLDDYVERFNICPKYHTSVESSTYDNDKKCWSIVAKDMAKCTTIKFTAKFLVVASGENSAENIPTIPGLESFSGEIIHSSSYKSGKSYFGKNVLVVGSGNSGMEIAYDLATHGANTSIIIRSQIHVMTKELIRLGMTLAHRLPLNLVDNILVMAANFIFGDLSRHGITRPKMGPMALKSKTGRSAVIDVGTVGLIKKGKIEVQGCTNKIFGNIVEFKCGKKISFDMIVFETGYKSTTNIWLKNGESMLNDNGLPIKEYQNHWKGENGLYCAGLARRGFAGIAADAKNTANDIKSMIGSMSS; encoded by the exons ATGGAGAATGTTGTAGTGTTGATTGTTGGTGCTGGACCATCAGGCCTCTCAATAGCAGCATGCCTTAGCCAATTGTCAATTCCCTATGTCAAACTCGAGCGTGAGAGCTGTAGCGCGTCACTTTCGCGCAACCGTGCGTATGATCGCCTCAAGCTGGATCTTGCAAAGGAGTTCTGTGAGTTGCCACACATGTCGTACCCAGTAGATGCACCAACATACATACCAAAAGCCTTGTTTGTGAAGTACTTAGATGACTATGTTGAGCGTTTCAATATTTGCCCAAAGTATCACACTAGCGTGGAGTCATCCACATATGACAATGATAAAAAATGTTGGTCCATTGTTGCAAAAGACATGGCAAAGTGCACGACAATCAAGTTCACGGCAAAGTTTCTCGTTGTGGCAAGTGGTGAGAATAGTGCAGAGAATATTCCAACGATCCCTGGACTCGAAAGTTTTTCTGGTGAAATCATCCACTCCTCAAGCTACAAGTCAGGAAAGAGCTACTTTGGCAAGAATGTATTGGTTGTTGGATCTGGCAACTCCGGGATGGAAATTGCTTATGACCTTGCGACCCATGGTGCTAATACTTCCATTATTATACGAAGCCAG ATCCATGTAATGACGAAGGAATTAATTCGGTTGGGTATGACACTTGCTCACCGTCTTCCACTAAATCTAGTGGATAATATCCTTGTGATGGCTGCAAATTTCATATTTGGAGATCTATCGAGGCATGgcatcacaaggccaaaaatgggTCCAATGGCCCTGAAGTCAAAAACTGGCAGATCCGCAGTGATTGATGTTGGGACTGTTGGTTTAATCAAAAAAGGCAAAATAGAA GTTCAAGGGTGCACTAATAAGATCTTTGGCAACATAGTTGAATTTAAATGCGGTAAAAAAATCTCCTTTGACATGATTGTATTTGAAACTGGATACAAAAGCACGACAAATATATGGCTCAAG AATGGTGAGAGCATGTTAAATGACAATGGATTGCCCATCAAAGAATATCAAAATCATTGGAAAGGTGAAAATGGCCTCTACTGTGCTGGGTTAGCGAGGAGAGGATTCGCTGGTATTGCAGCAGATGCCAAGAATACCGCCAATGACATCAAATCTATGATAGGCTCCATGTCGAGCTAA